Within Flagellimonas maritima, the genomic segment GGTAACATCGCCCTTCCAAGTGGAGTTGAGATGGTGATGCCCGGAGATAACTTAACTATTACAGTAGAGTTGATTCAGCCAATTGCACTTAGTGTAGGTCTACGTTTCGCTATCCGTGAGGGAGGTAGAACGGTAGGTGCTGGTCAGGTCACTAAGATTTTAGATTAGTTATTGTAAAATCATAAGTTTACGTAAGAGGGTGTCCGTCATTTGACGGATACCTTTCGACGTAAATAGAAGCGGGTGTAGTTCATCTCTAAAATTTGAGATAGTAAGACGCCATATTTACGGGCGTAGCTCAGTTGGTAGAGCACTGGTCTCCAAAACCAGGTGTCGGGAGTTCGAGCCTCTCCGCCCGTGCAAAGCACAAGGAGTGCGAGAAGTGTATCTTGAGCGTAGTCGAAGGTAGCCTCTCCGCCCGTGCAAAAATAGATTAGACGAAAAGCATAGTAGTGAGGTAAGAACTTTATCCTGAGGGAAATCAAAGGTTACCGCTCTTCAAATGCTGGAAAATACGATTAAATATGTTCACTTACATTAAGGAATCATTTGAAGAGTTAAAGAATAACGTAACTTGGTTGGATAGGGAAAAAGCTTCCAATTTAATGGTCGTTGTAGCTGTTTTCTCAATTCTGTTTGCATTGGCTACGTGGGGGGTGGATTCTCTTTTCAGTAAGTTGATTCGATTGTATTTTGATAACGTAATAGGGTAGTTGGATATGTCTGAGGTTCTGGAGAAAAAGTGGTATGTAGTAAGGG encodes:
- the secE gene encoding preprotein translocase subunit SecE, producing the protein MFTYIKESFEELKNNVTWLDREKASNLMVVVAVFSILFALATWGVDSLFSKLIRLYFDNVIG